From Alcaligenes faecalis, the proteins below share one genomic window:
- a CDS encoding TetR/AcrR family transcriptional regulator produces the protein MQTLPQARRIPRQSRSRALVEAILEATARVLSERGYAGTNTNVVAEVAGVSVGSVYQYFPNKDSLIAALHERHAMQMNQAMESSLADTQSLGLRGRLSDLVKAWLAAHRVDPELHRVLEKDFPFFDAPASESQADQSIRDRIRQLLEEHRSEVAPQDLDLATWVVMQSLESLIHGAIIPPGVPYPPEQVEEAIVDLLCGYLGCASPGKAGK, from the coding sequence ATGCAAACGCTCCCTCAAGCCCGTCGTATCCCGCGTCAAAGCCGTTCCCGTGCTTTGGTGGAGGCGATTTTGGAGGCAACGGCTCGCGTTTTGTCCGAGCGTGGCTATGCCGGTACCAATACCAATGTGGTCGCGGAAGTGGCCGGAGTCAGCGTGGGCTCGGTGTATCAATACTTCCCGAACAAGGACTCCCTGATCGCCGCCTTGCACGAGCGCCATGCCATGCAAATGAACCAGGCTATGGAAAGCAGTCTGGCCGATACGCAGTCCTTGGGGTTGCGGGGGCGTTTGAGTGATCTGGTCAAAGCCTGGTTGGCCGCGCATCGGGTGGACCCGGAGTTGCATCGGGTACTGGAAAAGGATTTTCCTTTCTTTGATGCACCCGCCAGCGAGAGTCAGGCTGATCAAAGTATTCGTGACCGCATTCGTCAGCTGCTGGAAGAGCACCGCAGCGAGGTCGCCCCGCAGGATCTGGATTTAGCCACCTGGGTGGTGATGCAAAGTCTGGAGTCCCTGATTCATGGCGCGATCATCCCGCCCGGTGTGCCGTATCCGCCGGAGCAGGTGGAAGAAGCCATTGTGGATTTGCTGTGTGGGTATTTGGGCTGTGCGAGTCCTGGGAAAGCGGGGAAGTGA